The stretch of DNA GCGTTTTTCAACCGCACTCCGGCCGAGGCCAGGATGCGGATTCTGGAGGGGCGCCGCCGTCAGGTGGAGGAACGTCGCGAGGGCCTGCGCGAAGCAGTGGCGCGGGCCAGCAATTCGCTCGATCGCTACACCAAACAGCTACATCAGCTGGGTTTGGAATCCAGCGAGCGGGAAGTCAAGTGGCTGAACGAGCTGATAGCCGCCGAGCGAACGGCGCAGGGACGCGCTGAGCAGCCGTAAGCAATACCGAGTTAGTACGACAGGGATTACGAAGGGAAGAGTCGTCATGACTGAGAACACCGAGGTGCGGGTCGCGATTGTCGGTGTGGGCAACTGCGCGTCCTCGCTTGTGCAGGGCGTGCAGTACTACCACGACGCCGACGAGACGGCCACGGTGCCCGGTCTGATGCATGTGCGGCTCGGCCCCTATCACGTCCGGGACGTGAAGTTCGTCGCCGCGTTCGACGTCGACGCCAAGAAGGTCGGCTTCGACCTGTCCGAGGCGATCTTCGCGTCGGAGAACAACACCATCAAGATCGCCGACGTGCCTCCGACCAACGTGATCGTGCAGCGCGGCCCGACGCTCGACGGAATCGGCAAGTACTACGCCGACACCATCGAGGTCTCTGACGTCGAGGCCGTCGACGTGGTCAAGGTGCTCAAGGAGAACAGCGTCGACGTGCTGGTGTCGTACCTGCCCGTCGGGTCCGAAGAGGCCGACAAGTTCTACGCCCAGTGCGCAATCGACGCCGGCGTGGCATTCGTCAACGCGCTCCCGGTGTTTATCGCGTCGGATCCGGTGTGGGCCAAGAAGTTCGAAGACGCCGGGGTGCCGATCGTCGGTGACGACATCAAGAGCCAGGTCGGTGCGACCATCACCCACCGCGTGATGGCCAAGCTGTTCGAGGATCGCGGCGTGCAGCTCGACCGGACCATGCAGCTCAATGTCGGCGGCAACATGGACTTCCTGAACATGCTCGAGCGTGAGCGGCTGGAGTCGAAGAAGATCTCCAAGACGCAGGCCGTCACGTCGAACCTGCAGCGCGAGTTCAAGACCAAGGACGTGCACATCGGCCCGTCGGATCACGTCGGCTGGCTCGACGACCGCAAGTGGGCCTACGTGCGTCTGGAAGGCCGCGCCTTCGGCGACGTGCCGCTGAACCTGGAGTACAAGCTCGAGGTGTGGGACTCGCCGAACTCGGCGGGCGTCATCATCGACGCGGTGCGCGCCGCGAAGATCGCCAAGGATCGTGGCATCGGCGGACCCGTCGAGGCCGCGTCTGCGTACCTGATGAAGAGCCCGCCGAAGCAGATGCCCGACGACATCGCTCGCGCGCAGCTGGAGACCTTCATCGAGGGCTAGCCTCGACGGCGTGACCAACGCCGAAGTCTCTGACGACGATTTGAGCGGGCTCGACGAGTTCGGGCTGTTGCACGAGAACGCCGAACAGATCGGCGTTGACACGATTCCGTCGGTGCGTCGCATCGAGTCGGGTCCGGTCAGCGCGCTCAAGTGGGGCGACGAGCCCCCGCAGG from Mycobacterium sp. JS623 encodes:
- a CDS encoding inositol-3-phosphate synthase, yielding MTENTEVRVAIVGVGNCASSLVQGVQYYHDADETATVPGLMHVRLGPYHVRDVKFVAAFDVDAKKVGFDLSEAIFASENNTIKIADVPPTNVIVQRGPTLDGIGKYYADTIEVSDVEAVDVVKVLKENSVDVLVSYLPVGSEEADKFYAQCAIDAGVAFVNALPVFIASDPVWAKKFEDAGVPIVGDDIKSQVGATITHRVMAKLFEDRGVQLDRTMQLNVGGNMDFLNMLERERLESKKISKTQAVTSNLQREFKTKDVHIGPSDHVGWLDDRKWAYVRLEGRAFGDVPLNLEYKLEVWDSPNSAGVIIDAVRAAKIAKDRGIGGPVEAASAYLMKSPPKQMPDDIARAQLETFIEG